In Kitasatospora sp. NA04385, a single genomic region encodes these proteins:
- a CDS encoding class I adenylate-forming enzyme family protein, whose amino-acid sequence MHLSTLLDGAVRSAGDKEAVVYREQRWTYREFGAAARRAASVLRSAGVRPGDRVAVMTHNTPAFLFAAFGAWYAGAVLVPVNHKLQTAEVARQLAHCGARLAVVDAAIGARATAADPGVRWLVSHPDAAADRRPADSFESLLAAAEPWTGEAGPDTDTAQILYTSGTSGTPRGCVHTHRGIALTATYTAAAIPLHRDERFLVCMPIWHASPLNNWALGTLLLGATVVLQREYEPRGMLETIQCERVTALFAAPIALIAPVQAVPDFASYDLSSVRAWIYGAGPLDAGTARRLMAAYGSADFHQVYGMSETGPVGASLSPAEQLTKAGAIGRGGMPGVDLRVVRPDGTDARAGESGEIWLRSDTRMVGYLDDPAATAEVFAGDWYRSGDLGRIDADGFVTVVDRIKDVIVTGGENVASQEVEGALRGHPDVLDVAVVGRPHPQWGETVVAVVVPREGSALDTAALRSWLEPRIARYKIPRELVLRPALPRTPSGKVTKHVLRAELTAPAPATPST is encoded by the coding sequence ATGCACCTCAGCACCCTGTTGGACGGCGCGGTCCGCTCGGCCGGCGACAAGGAGGCCGTCGTCTACCGCGAACAGCGTTGGACGTACCGCGAGTTCGGCGCGGCCGCCCGGCGCGCGGCGAGCGTGCTGCGGTCGGCCGGGGTGCGTCCCGGCGACCGGGTGGCGGTGATGACGCACAACACCCCGGCCTTCCTGTTCGCCGCGTTCGGGGCCTGGTACGCGGGCGCGGTGCTGGTGCCGGTCAACCACAAGCTGCAGACCGCCGAGGTGGCCCGCCAGCTCGCCCACTGCGGGGCGCGGCTGGCCGTCGTCGACGCCGCGATCGGCGCCCGCGCCACCGCGGCCGACCCGGGCGTCCGCTGGCTGGTCAGCCACCCGGACGCCGCCGCCGACCGGCGCCCCGCCGACTCCTTCGAGTCCCTGCTGGCCGCCGCCGAACCCTGGACGGGCGAGGCGGGACCGGACACCGACACCGCCCAGATCCTCTACACCTCGGGCACCTCCGGCACCCCCAGGGGCTGCGTGCACACCCACCGCGGCATCGCGCTGACCGCCACCTACACCGCCGCCGCCATCCCGCTGCACCGCGACGAGCGCTTCCTGGTCTGCATGCCGATCTGGCACGCCTCCCCGCTCAACAACTGGGCGCTGGGCACCCTGCTGCTCGGCGCCACCGTGGTGCTCCAGCGCGAGTACGAGCCGCGCGGCATGCTGGAGACGATCCAGTGCGAACGCGTCACCGCCCTGTTCGCCGCCCCGATCGCGCTCATCGCGCCCGTGCAGGCCGTCCCGGACTTCGCCTCGTACGACCTGTCCTCGGTCCGCGCCTGGATCTACGGGGCCGGGCCGCTCGACGCCGGCACCGCGCGCCGGCTGATGGCCGCGTACGGCTCCGCGGACTTCCACCAGGTGTACGGCATGAGCGAGACCGGCCCGGTCGGGGCCTCGCTGTCGCCGGCCGAGCAGCTGACCAAGGCGGGCGCGATCGGACGCGGCGGCATGCCCGGCGTGGACCTGCGGGTGGTCCGGCCCGACGGCACCGACGCGCGGGCCGGGGAGAGCGGCGAGATCTGGCTGCGCTCGGACACCCGGATGGTCGGATACCTGGACGACCCGGCGGCCACCGCCGAGGTGTTCGCGGGCGACTGGTACCGCAGCGGCGACCTCGGCCGGATCGACGCGGACGGCTTCGTCACCGTGGTCGACCGGATCAAGGACGTGATCGTCACCGGCGGCGAGAACGTCGCCTCCCAGGAGGTCGAGGGCGCCCTGCGCGGCCACCCGGACGTCCTGGACGTCGCCGTGGTCGGCCGCCCGCACCCGCAGTGGGGCGAGACGGTGGTCGCCGTCGTGGTCCCCCGCGAGGGCTCCGCGCTCGACACCGCCGCCCTGCGCAGCTGGCTGGAGCCCCGGATCGCCCGCTACAAGATCCCCCGCGAACTCGTCCTCCGCCCCGCCCTGCCCCGCACCCCCTCCGGAAAGGTCACCAAGCACGTCCTCCGCGCCGAACTGACCGCCCCCGCCCCCGCCACCCCCTCAACCTGA
- a CDS encoding RHS domain-containing protein: MADLVGAPVELVTTDGQVVWSAEADLWRCTGSTRSAWPRSSRPA, encoded by the coding sequence GTGGCCGACCTGGTCGGCGCACCGGTCGAATTGGTCACCACGGACGGCCAGGTCGTCTGGTCCGCCGAGGCCGACCTGTGGCGCTGTACTGGATCGACCCGCTCGGCCTGGCCAAGAAGCAGCCGTCCGGCATGA
- a CDS encoding PP2C family protein-serine/threonine phosphatase → MARPRPASLRTPRGALVLTLVVALALAVVDVLIAVRFQEDAARENGHVSRAEHSVGRMFSVVHTAEESAYAPDPAETPANVVNTARADQVRTLAQEIAADAEAVSLRADATALSAALDTWLADPASSMHPVLIAADALSADLDLKQAAQQEKALAAQNTLFLLHGACLLALLGLLGAVTWTVWRRIVTPLAALEGHLARTTADPTAAATVPQHARWLGGVWGEAEHALLLLKDSTRRATRADEALRTDAATSYGLQRILAVQDRPNPGVTARTAGLAAEGVVAGDFVEVLPLPDGRTALLQGDVSGHGIHAGLLAAQVKSAAVAALRLGRPPTAAAEAAWSVLTHEDERFTTLAVAVLDPAAHRLTWLNAGHEIVLLRRADHTVHALEPTGPVVGSFLPDPERAWHTRTAPFAPGDLLLLATDGLTEARDPDGTMLGRDAVTALLTRAPAEPDAALRSLHRAVEQHGTDWNRDDITLLAAALTRP, encoded by the coding sequence ATGGCACGTCCTCGGCCGGCCTCGTTGCGGACCCCGCGCGGCGCCCTGGTGCTCACCCTGGTGGTCGCGCTGGCACTGGCGGTGGTGGACGTGCTGATCGCGGTGCGGTTCCAGGAGGACGCGGCCCGCGAGAACGGCCACGTGTCCAGGGCGGAGCACAGCGTGGGCCGGATGTTCTCCGTCGTCCACACCGCCGAGGAGAGCGCCTACGCCCCCGACCCCGCCGAGACGCCCGCGAACGTGGTGAACACCGCCCGCGCCGACCAGGTGCGGACCCTGGCGCAGGAGATCGCCGCCGACGCCGAGGCAGTCAGCCTGCGCGCCGACGCGACGGCGCTGTCCGCCGCCCTCGACACCTGGCTGGCCGATCCGGCGAGCAGCATGCACCCCGTCCTCATCGCCGCCGACGCCCTCTCCGCCGACCTCGACCTCAAGCAGGCCGCCCAGCAGGAGAAGGCCCTCGCCGCGCAGAACACCCTGTTCCTGCTGCACGGCGCCTGCCTGCTGGCCCTGCTCGGCCTGCTCGGCGCCGTCACCTGGACGGTCTGGCGCCGGATCGTCACCCCGCTCGCCGCGCTGGAGGGCCACCTGGCCCGCACCACCGCCGATCCCACCGCCGCCGCCACCGTGCCGCAGCACGCCAGGTGGCTCGGCGGCGTCTGGGGCGAGGCCGAGCACGCGCTGCTGCTGCTGAAGGACTCCACCCGCCGGGCCACCAGGGCCGACGAGGCGCTGCGCACCGACGCCGCCACCAGCTACGGCCTGCAGCGCATCCTCGCCGTCCAGGACCGGCCGAACCCCGGCGTCACCGCCCGCACCGCCGGGCTGGCCGCCGAGGGCGTCGTCGCGGGGGACTTCGTCGAGGTCCTGCCGCTGCCCGACGGCCGCACCGCACTCCTCCAGGGCGACGTCTCCGGCCACGGCATCCACGCCGGGCTGCTCGCCGCCCAGGTCAAGAGCGCCGCCGTCGCGGCCCTGCGGCTGGGCCGCCCGCCGACCGCCGCCGCCGAGGCCGCCTGGTCCGTCCTCACCCACGAGGACGAGCGCTTCACCACCCTGGCCGTCGCCGTCCTCGACCCGGCCGCGCACCGGCTGACCTGGCTCAACGCCGGCCACGAGATCGTCCTGCTGCGCCGCGCCGACCACACCGTGCACGCCCTGGAACCCACCGGCCCGGTGGTCGGCTCCTTCCTCCCCGACCCCGAACGCGCCTGGCACACCCGCACCGCCCCCTTCGCCCCCGGCGACCTGCTGCTGCTCGCCACCGACGGCCTCACCGAGGCCCGCGACCCGGACGGCACCATGCTCGGCCGCGACGCCGTCACCGCCCTCCTCACCCGCGCCCCCGCCGAGCCCGACGCCGCCCTCCGCTCCCTGCACCGCGCCGTCGAGCAGCACGGCACCGACTGGAACCGCGACGACATCACCCTCCTCGCCGCCGCCCTCACCCGCCCCTGA
- a CDS encoding IS701 family transposase: protein MRSQRQYSGTAGRTENCQIGVLAAYAAGRGHALVDRELYLPKSWTEDRDRCRSARIPDERDFATKGEPARNVITRALASPPPIAWVTADSAYEQDSRFRRFLEEADPSYVVAVPKSQQVHGPRIDHLIKQAPPGAWQRLSAGRGAEGERCYDWAAAPLPAVREFDGDEPVRQRWMPARRSTTGPDEIAYYLACAPVDATVADLVRFAGCRWKIEECFQSAKFAVCRQLDPATVLRTAAMP from the coding sequence CTGCGGTCCCAGCGCCAATATTCCGGTACGGCCGGCCGCACCGAGAACTGCCAGATCGGCGTGTTAGCCGCCTACGCCGCCGGTCGCGGCCACGCTCTGGTCGACCGGGAGCTCTACCTGCCCAAGTCCTGGACCGAGGACCGGGATCGCTGCCGATCAGCCCGGATCCCCGACGAGCGGGACTTCGCCACGAAAGGCGAACCGGCCCGGAACGTGATCACGCGGGCGCTCGCATCCCCACCGCCGATCGCCTGGGTCACGGCCGATTCCGCCTACGAACAGGACTCCCGCTTCAGACGTTTCCTCGAAGAAGCCGACCCGTCCTACGTCGTGGCGGTGCCCAAATCCCAGCAGGTCCACGGCCCGCGCATCGACCACCTCATCAAGCAGGCCCCGCCGGGTGCCTGGCAGCGCCTGTCCGCCGGCAGAGGGGCCGAGGGCGAGCGGTGCTACGACTGGGCCGCCGCCCCACTGCCCGCCGTCCGGGAGTTCGACGGCGACGAACCCGTCCGCCAGCGCTGGATGCCGGCCCGCCGCAGCACCACCGGGCCCGATGAGATCGCCTACTACCTGGCCTGCGCGCCCGTGGACGCCACCGTCGCGGATCTGGTCCGTTTCGCGGGCTGTCGCTGGAAGATCGAGGAGTGTTTCCAGAGCGCGAAGTTCGCCGTCTGCCGGCAGCTGGACCCGGCCACCGTCCTGCGGACAGCGGCCATGCCGTGA